One Haliaeetus albicilla chromosome 11, bHalAlb1.1, whole genome shotgun sequence genomic window carries:
- the ATP5MK gene encoding ATP synthase membrane subunit K, mitochondrial: protein MAGHDSGSQHQFTGFQKYFNSYTITGRRNYVIATYTSIAMLILYFKLRPKKKTPAVADK from the exons ATGGCTGGCCATGACTCAGGATCCCAACACCAGTTCACTGGATTTCAGAAGTACTTCAATTCCTATACCATCACAGGCAGAAGGAAT TATGTAATAGCAACATACACCAGTATTGCAATGCTCATCTTGTATTTCAAGCTTAGACCTAAAAAGAAAACTCCTGCTGTGGCAGATAAGTAA